TTGCACGAACATATTACGTACAATAATATTCAcatgtttttctctttttaaAGCAGAGGCGCGGTTGAACttatgaaatttcaaagccaTCAAGACAAGATTGAAGCAGAAAGATGAGTTGGAAGGGCGGCACAGACAAAGGGGAGAAAAGCGATAATGACGAACGATATTAAGGGAATACAAGCGATACAGCCGGACTTGTCTGACATCAAGGAAGTCAAGGCTGAACTGGTGAAtgtgaagaaaaggaagcgCAGAACAAAGAAGATCAATAAGTTGACTGATGGTCAAATACGTATAAATCACGTGTCAtcagagaagaaaagaagagagtTGGAAAGAGCGATATTCGATGAATTAGTGGCCGTGGTACCTGACCTACAACCGCAAGAGAGTCGATCAGAACTAATcatatatttgaaaagcttAAGTTATCTAAGCTGGCTGtatgaaagaaatgaaagGCTGAGAGAGGAAATCGTGACCAAGCGTGTGACAAGATCtggcagcagcaacagcgGCGCTGTGGAACAGCAAAACGGAGACCTCTATGATCTGATACCGAAGGAATTAATATGGGAGCTaggtaatgaaaaaaatggtcaATAATCAGGAATGAAGTCGAGGAAGTAGGCGCAAACGGTAAGAGGAGATATGCGTAACATATCCTTGCTTCACCTTATATGAAGAACGAGGATCATGTGGTACAGTATTGCGATGACAGCAGCGCCGTATATGGGTTATTACTAGCTTTTCCTCTGTCGATAGAGTGTCTTGATATGTACATATACTGGATATTTAGTGTTTAGCTAACATAAGATGCTATTTTTTCAgtgtcattttcatttgaatCGGTGAATATTCCCCTTTTCCTTGGTTTTTTGGCTTGCGATTGTTTATATGTAGTATATGATACAATAGCAATGTGCAAGACGTGCAATTCTCAATGAAAGTGTTCAAAGAACAATCACCTCATGGAATCAAGTATTCTGCATGAGATGatcaatataatataaaattTAGAATGTTCCTGCAAGATAAGTATTAGCTTTTACAGTGAATCacatttttcagaaattcAGCTTCTATGGCCAAGTTGGTAAGGCGCCACACTAGTAATGTGGAGATCATCGGTTCAACTCCGATTggaagcatttttttacctcATCGGGACCTAGAAACTGTTTATGTTTAGTTTGTAAACAACTTTACTTTCCTCCctctttttcatcttcccTATCTAAGCGGACttgattcaaataaaaatactaaagattattttttctttactaaAAGCTAGAACTATTAGTAAATTATTTAGGAATTAAGATATTAGTTGCgaaattttaaatttgtTGATTGGGAATGATTCTGTCCAGCAAAACCAATTAATTGCCTTTTTTATCGTGACCTTACAAAGCATTTTCACGCTCGGTGATGAGATGCGGTACTAGACAATTCAGGATCATCAGGATTTACCACTTGCAAAGGTCTGCTCATCATCATGTCAGGTAGAGAATTGGCACTGAACCTTTCGCTTGCACTATTCAATGTATCTGCCTCTTCGAATACTGTTGATGGAAGATTTTGTGTCTGGACCGTAGCATCTTGCAACCCTGATAAGTTGTTAACAACGCTTCCACTAGTGTTTGAACTGGGACTACTATAATTCGCACCATTACTCAAGGATAAACCATACACATTACTCGTGCCGATAGAACCCGCGGTATTACCTCTTGAATGTCTCATCCAGTTTGCTGCACCAGAAGGGGGAGGTGGTCTTACTGGGTTTGCATCCGCATCGCCAAACGAGTAGGGTTGATAATGTTTCGTTTCTTCCAGATCTAATGGATCCTCCGATTTGCGTCTTCTCCATAGTaggaaaagcaaaatcaaaatgatAGAAATCACACCAATCACAACACCAATAACAATACCCGCAATTGCTCCACCACTGAGACTCTTTTTGTGATTCGAATTAGATTTATTACTTAAGGAGTCCGCCGTAGCTACCGCAGATGTTCTTTCTACTACTGATGTCGTCGTAATAAATATTGTTTCTTGGTGTTGATCAGAAGTACTCACAACTGCTTTTGTCACCATGCTAGTTATCAGTTCAACTGAGGTAActattgatattttcgACGACGTACTGGAAATCGTTGAAGCCATTGTTGAAGTTGGTAAAGCGCTACTGCTCGAAGAGCTTGACATCAGGGcggaagaggaagaagaaatacgACTAATCAACGTAGTACTTTTAGATGAGGAAGATTCCATGGTAGGCGACGAAGCTGAAACGGCAGAAAAGGTCGAGGAAGTAGTAGAAAAGCTAAAAGTAGAGGTAGTAGAAGAGCTAGACGTAAAGGTATAAGAAGTGGTAGATGATGTGGTGGTAGACGCAGAAGACGTTGCCGTACTGAAGGACGAAGAAATAGTGGTAGAAGTCGTTGCGGTAGATACAGAAGAAGTGGTGGAACTCTTTGTGCTTGACGATGTTCTTTTGAGGTTTGAGGAAATTTGTTCGAGTGTGCTTGAATGAGTTGATGAAGGATCAAATGTTTTTATGCTAGATGAAGATTCAATAGATGAAACAGAAATCTCAGCATTGATGTACACGTTCACATAAGATGATCCGCCGCACATTTGGTAGGGCCAGCCAGAGCATTTAGAATTACAATTCGAGTCTGTCGATTTAGTCAGTGAGTTCAAAAAGGTTACGGAATTACCGCAATAACAGTCTGATCCATTGAATAATGCCACCACAGCAGAGCCAGGACATTCATTTTGACAATAAGAAACTGATTGATATAGATATGAGTTTTTGAGAGATAATCCGCCAGACTGAACATCTTCGGCGTTATAGCAACCTTCATAATTGAACTCGGCACTAACTAGTCCTATgagatattgaaaaaataaacttaAAAGCATAAATGATTTAGTAAGCCATACTCTTCGCATTTTACTTTTGCTTTAGGAGAAAGAAAGGGACTATGTTGACATAAATGTCATAGAGTGcgcaaaagagaaaacaagTTCACCCAGTATTTCTCGAGGATTGTTcctattattttcttttcaagaagaacgATAGAATATAGTATGGTGACTGATCGAAAAACTTTCCTATAGCGAacttttggaaattttttttttgtaacgAATGCAATTCCTTTATTGAAGTAGATGATATATTGGTATCTACCACCTAGTGTGTTTCAGGTAATGAAGTTAAACGATGCCACAGGTCTCCGGTATACCACTTACGTTAAGAAGCTTTTTAAGATTTGTGCGGAGACACGGTGACTTTtttataataaaaaaaaaattctcgAGTggctaaaaaaagaagtttgCCGGATCTCTAAGGAGAGCGGGATGACGTAAAAAACTCCTgagcttgaaaaaatgcatttCTAATGGCGGACCGTCTCGTATATTTAGGTTGGACTAGTTATTTGTGGAAAAAGAATCGTAGTGAGAGATCTTTTGACACCTAAAGATTGGTTTAATGCACTTTTATTTCAAACTCTGGATCAAGCGACTTTAATTTCATCTCATTAACATTCCAAAACCTCATCAGCAAAACAATGCAATATTGCagaaaaaacgaaaaacaTTAGTTTCTTCACGATTTCATCGCTAGGATGATCTTCCAATACCAAAACATGCGCTGGCTTAACGAATGATTTCAGTCGTTCATCCGTAATCTCATCTGACATACGGATAATGCCATTAGTGAAAATTAAAATACCGTTCTGGCAGTCCAGCCATAATCCGAAATTTAATTTGTATTTCTGGGCTTCGCTGGAAAGATCTAGGAGATTCAAGGAATTTTTATCAAGTAATAGTGTTGTGAATGCATCGACCGAATTGTTGTTTgagttttgaaaagtaaaGTACTTTTGTGTGAGCTTCCCTATgagttctttcaaaacgaTGGGGATACTCAGTTGAACCCTGCTACCTGGTTGAGTTAATTCCAACCATTGTTGCCACTTGATCAGTAAGTCATGGAAAATTAGTTCCGTGAATGACTCAATGAGTTTGAGCCAGTTAAAAAATACCTTAATATAATCCTTTTCCGGGGAAAACTTGGTTAAGACTGTTTCAAACCGATTTACATATTCCAAAATCAACTTATAAGTTTTGGAGCTGTGTTTGTCGAAGGCGCAGACTTTGGGAATAATAGACATCCTTATTAAATGATTATTGGCTACATTAGTCAGGGTGATATCACTATCATCGCCATCATCtttctctttatttttgctGAAGTTGAAATAATGTACGAAGTCCTTCTGAACCAAGGAACTCAGTTGGCaatctttgaatatttgCAATGAGTAACGACATTTTGTAGAGTCCTGCAAATCTGTGACCAGCTCTACTTGATTCAAACAGTATATTATCAAAACGTAGCTTCGATAATCTCTAAACATTGGTGGACAAGTGCTTAACATGAAGTTTTCCAGTGGCAAATAATCGGATTTCTCCTGCAGACTTTGTAGTTTCAGATCCTGAAATTCTATGTAATTTTCAGTGCATGACCCCACCGATTGTAGTCGAATACCAGCTGATCCCTTATTCTTGCTCATTTGGCTGCTTCTATTTGCTTTCACATCCCAGGTTACATCTCGTCAGATGTTCTATGACTATATGTTTGTTATATTTGCGTAGAGAATAGCCGCCCAACTCCCACAACAAGAGCATCACCAACTACGGCAATATATAATTCCTTCCGCCAACACTAACAATCGTCAGCTACCAAATGGCAGGCCAGCATCACTTCTCTTGTTTATTAACATTCAGGTCAACTCCGGTCGAAGCCGTCTAAAGCCATCTAAAGCCAACTGCGCACCTCGAACTTATGCTGGGCTTGTCTCCTCTTTTTGTCCCTTCTCTGCTGTCGAAGCTTTCCAAATGTTCGTCAAAAACCCGCTCCAATAAAAAAGattgccaaaaaaatccaaaacCACTCATTTTACCAATAAGAGGTATACAATCTTGTAGAACAAAGGTCCTCCACTTCTTCCACACTGCAGAGCATAGCCGTCTAATCATACATCAGTATACCCTCACTACATCAGTAAATACTACGGAAAAAATAAGGAGAATTTAGCCACAAATACACATTGTCATTCGCTTAAAAGACAGTAACTAAGACAAAAacagaaacaagaaaagactTACGACGCAGTGAAAGTAAGAAATAGCGTTTTTTTCTCAGCCGCCAATGAAGAGTTCGATAGCTGCTACTTCCCGATGGACCAAGGGCCGTTTCTCtaacttcttttcctccCCGGCTGACAACAGCGATGTGGGGGCCTCCTCAACTGATCAATCTTCCGCACAAGGAGAGGAACTGCATCATAGGAAACACtgtgaagaagaaaatgatggtAAGAGATCAAAAAAGTCTCATGTATCTACTTCTACGATGCAAATACAAAATAGGCGGGATGAATACGaatatgaagatgaagatgaagatgaagataatgGTCGGATTGTCATCAAACCAGtcaatgatgaagacgataCATCGGTGATTATAACATTTAATCAGTCGATCTCTCCTTTCATTATCACTTTGACATTCGTTGCCTCCATCTCCGGGTTCATGTTTGGTTATGATACTGGTTATATATCGAGCGCGTTGATTTCCATCAATAAAGACTTAGACAACAAAGTGTTGACATATggtgaaaaagaaataattaCGGCCGCCACTTCCCTGGGCGCTTTGATTACGAGTATCGGAGCTGGTACTGCCGCTGATGTGTTCGGCAGAAGGCCATGTTTAATGTTTTCCAACCTGATGTTTTTGATCGGGGCAATCCTACAAATTACAGCCCATAGATTTTGGCAAATGGCCGCGGGTAGATTGATCATGGGGTTTGGGGTGGGTATTGGTTCTTTAATATCGCCCCTCTTCATTAGTGAAATTGCACCTAAGATGATCAGAGGTAGGCTGACCGTCATAAATTCGTTATGGCTGACTGGTGGTCAATTGATTGCCTATGGTTGTGGTGCAGGTCTGAACCACGTCAAGAATGGTTGGAGAATTTTAGTCGGTTTATCTCTGATACCTACTGTCTTacaattttcattcttttgttttttacCTGATACGCCAAGATATTACGTTATGAAAGGTGACTTGGAGAGGGCTAAAATGGTTCTTAAGCGGAGTTATGTGAACACTGAAGATGAGATAATCGATCAAAAGGTCGACGAATTGGCTAGCCTGAACCAATCGATACCAGGAAAAAACGCGATAGTAAGATTTTGGAATATGGTGAAGAAACTGCATACGGAACCCTCAAATTTCAGAGCTTTGATTATTGGTTGTGGTCTACAAGCCATTCAACAATTTACTGGTTGGAACTCTTTGATGTATTTCTCAGGTACAATCTTTGAAACCGTAGGATTTAAAAACTCTTCTGCCGTCTCTATCATTGTTTCAGGTActaattttgttttcacACTAATAGCATTTTTCTGCATCGATAAAATCGGCCGTAGATATATTTTACTGATCGGATTACCTGGAATGACCATGGCGTTGGTTGTATGCGCCATAGCCTTTCATTTCTTGGGTATCAAGTTCGATGGTGCTAGTGCAGTTGTGGCGTCTGCAGGATTTTCATCTTGGGGGattgtcattatcattttcattatcgtTTATGCCGCATTTTATGCTCTGGGTATTGGTACTGTTCCATGGCAACAATCGGAATTATTTCCGCAGAATGTTAGAGGTGTAGGGACTTCGTATGCGACTGCTACCAACTGGGCAGGTTCTTTGGTCATTGCATCTACTTTTTTGACTATGTTACAAAATATTACGCCAACGGGTACGTTTGCATTCTTTGCTGCTGTGGCATGCTTATCAACGGTTTTTTGTTACTTCTGTTATCCTGAGCTATCAGGACTGGAACTAGAAGAAGTTCAAACAATTCTGAAGGACGGATTCAATATCAAAGCTTCTAAAGCTTTGGctaaaaagagaaaacagCAAGTGGCCAAAGGTGTTGCCCATCATAAACTTAAGTTCGAACCTACCCAGGAAATCGTAGAAAGTTGAAGTACTACCTTGTTAAGAGGAAGGCaaaagtaataaaaaaatacaaaattcaaagcaGGTAATTTCTCCCTTTCACGGTAACTCTATCTCAAATACAAATAAACACGGAAAAACAAGTAAAGAtagataatgataatacaaaataaatatatatatatatatatatataatgaGCCTCTACACGACCtacattttttccaaaggtatattcttttcttgcagTATTCTTTTTAGGATGCTtacattttcttcgtcCTTCAAGTTTCCCCTGATGacaactttttcaattaattGAATAGAGATCTTACTGCTCAGGTAAACGTTATTAAGCGATCTAAACAGTTttaaatcttgaaaaaatgaaggaaaatggCAGTCGATGAAAATGTAGACAGTACTCGAGGACCTCATTCCACTAATAACGCCCTTCGCATGTAACATCCCTGGCGATAAATGGACATGGTTTCTGCCCATCGGTAATATCGCACCTGATTTAAAAATCTTTATGGTTGACTGGAGACTTGTTCCATGAATCAGTTCCTGTGGTAGCTGTGATAATTCAGTAATTGGTATAAGAACCTCATCCGATGGTTGAATAGATTTGATTGAATGTCCCTGGGTGGCACAGATCCATTCTTCGCCGGTTTCTGATGTTTTTATATGGAAACGCTGtttgtcattttctttaacaATGCGATGAATATCATTTAGTGTACATTTGTGGGTTTTTAATCTATTATGGGTCAATAGCTCTGCCACTGGAGTATAGCCATTTGATTCGATAGTTaaattttcctttataGCTGCGTGTCGCAGTAGATATGATAAAGCTTTGGAAATCTGTATATCTCTTTTATCTTTCTGCGTTGCTTGCACCATTACTGAGCCACGCCTGTTTTAGCAATTTTGCCTAATCCTACAAAGAAAAGCCTTCTTATGCATCTGCTTTTTCTTGCCTTggttattttattttgccGCGTCCGTGTGtcagtaaagaaaaatatcaccaagaaaaggacagaaaaaaaaagaaggacaGCCACTATTCTATCATGAGGAACTCTGTGTACTGTGAATGTTTTAAAAAGCTTATACTTTCCGTTCATaaattattttatttttattttgtcttATCTATTTACTTATTATGTTATCGCCACCACAGCCTACGACTTGAAATTAATTAGTTCAGGCTGATTCAGACTTGAATGCATCAAGATATAGGATTGaatcaaaataaagaaatggtAAAAAGCAGTGCCAGAAATAACGAGATGAAATAGGTACTCTGAATGATTCCAACTTTCCTCCTTCTTATTTCGTCTGAACAACGATTCCGGAAATCTGGTTACATAAATTATCGATGCTGCCACCAATGCTACAAGTTCGCAAGTGATCGCCTTCacttttattctttcttttagaTTTTCTAAACCATCGAATGTGATGATCGCGGTTAATAACGGTAAAGAACAACAAACCACTGATACtgaaatgaagaaaaccgTTTTATTAAATCTTTTAGAGGAGTTGAGTTTATCGGttaagatgaaaaaatatgccACTAGCCCTATGAAATTCATCAGAAGAGtaaaaatcttgaagaaaaacacaTAATCGTAGAATAGATAATAGAGTATTGTGATTTGTGAAGATATCAAAAGATTGATGTTTGATAAATACGAAAACTTCTGCCAATGTTCGAGGTGTTGCTGTAAAGAAATGTTCTTAATAAAATGATAGACGAAATGTACCATACAGAATACAAAAACATTCAATAAGTAAAAATTGAATACGATATAATCCGTCATTGTTGTGGTGGTTGGGAACAAAGGTATCAGGTAAAAATCTGTGAAAAATATAAGTAGACAAAAAGACGACATTGAGCCCAAGAGATATATCAGTGCTACCAATGACTCATTCCTACTGGATTTATTTCGATACTGCTGTTGCCATTTGGCCAAATCATGGAATGGaaaacctttttttatttcttttgtctCTGCATCTACATTAGAATTGGTAGTTTCCCCAGTTCCATTGCCCTTTTCCGTGGTTGTCTTGCATTTGGCTGGGCTCTGCTCTACTGTAGTTAATGAGGCCATGCtgccatatatatatgtatgtcCTACAGCAATATTATGTGCGCTGACAAGGAATTTAAGAAAATAACCTCTTCTACAATTTTTTACTACTGTTATTCTACTTCTGCGTCTATATATTCGGACCATATATATGAGTGTAAATCACTAGCTGTTGACACCATTGATTATTTACAATTAAAGCCCATTGAGCTCAACAGGCTTGCATTCAATAATGTTGAGCTGCCCAACGAGCACTTTTTTCGCGGAGTGGCGCCGAATTGTCCGAGCTTGCTACGGACAGAACCAGCCTTTGAGAGTACATATAAATACAGATCGCTGCCCACTCTGTTTCTCTAATCACGCTTTTGGACCTCTTGACTATATACTCTCATGTCAGCCTTAGCTTTGATTCACCCTTGCATATATCCCCCATTATGTAAATTTTAATGGGGCAAATATCTATATATGTATTATAGCTATTTACGAGGGTCTCTTGTGGGATATGCAGGGTCACACACGGaatgatctttttttgccgGACATAGGATACaactattattatattattactTATATCGCCGGTCCGTTGTGTCTGATAATAGTTCTTGTCATTTAAAGAAGCACATTAGAAGTCATTCTGCTATCGTGAGCTTTTGCAGTACGTTGTTCCCTTATTATAAATAGAAGTTTCTATCATGACTGAAATAATCTGGTAGCGATGGCGGTTATCGTTTTGCGCTGCAAAAAAACCCAAGGCCTCAGATACGAAAAGTGCCAGAACCAAGTGTTGCAAGGCTCGAAGAAGATCTGAGATGACTATCGGCAATTGTTCGGCTCAGTGTATTTATTTGGTACGCTATGGGCTTCTGGTTGGCTGAGGAAATTTAGCCGCCCAGTGCAACCGAAGAATAGTCACGTGAAAACTTCGAAATCACATCCGACGAAAGCACTTAGAATAGCTTTCGACGTTTAGCAATAATAACCCCAAATGGAGGCGAGTATTTCTCggttctttttgttttttaagGCGCTATTAGTACACATATTAAAGCTTCACCGTCTACTTCCAAATTGCTTTTTACAGCTGGAGCAGAGAATAGTTTTCACGGCAAACCACTAATATTTTGTCGCCGCCACTTGCCACTTTTGAAACTGATACCAGTGTCCCAAGAGTGATCAGGGGTATTTGAGAACTAAAAACTAGATAAATAGTCGCAAGAGGTTAAGGAAATCTGTCATCTTAATGAACCGAGAAGCCTTCAACCTATattaaaaaggaaagaaatcaGAGTATatcatcttttcttctcttctgcTAAATGTATTTTGATAAGGATAACTCCGCAAGCCCAAGGCCGTTACTGCCaacagatgaagaaaagctTAACGTCACTctatttacaaaaaaggagaaaCCATTGCAGTTGGACCCGCATTATGACACGAAAGTTACTCCACAAAGAAGTACTTCAAATAGAAATGTTGGTGATTTACTCATGGAAAAACAGAGGAGCGTCAAACCCATGATTCAGAAGGCTTTGACCAACACGGACaactttattgaaatgTACCACGGCAAGCAGAGAAAACGTCTCAATGAGGGTACTATAAAAGAAGTTATGATTGATGACAAAAACGATACAACTGCAGCTAGTGTCAATTGTCATGACAATGGCTATAATTACGATAATAACGATATTAATGACCGGAGAACTATAGATGATATAGCAGGAAGTCCTAGCataggaaaaaatgaaaaccaAACAAAGACTGGAAACGACATTACATCTCAACAACCGACTCCATCGAAAGAGACGCCAAAAGTCCAGAAGCATATAATTAAGAAAGGTATCAAGGACTTCAAATTTGGTACTGTAATAGGTGATGGTGCATATTCTACCGTAATACTAGCGACATCAATtgataccaaaaaaaaatatgctGCGAAGGTGCTAAACAAGGAATATCTGATAcgccaaaaaaaagtgaaataTGTTAGCATAGAGAAAACCGCcttacaaaaattgaataattccCACAGTGTTGTACGACTGTTCTCTacttttcaagatgaatCAAGCTTATATTTCCTCCTAGAATATGCCCCCAATGGGGACTTTCTctctttgatgaaaaaaaatggctcATTAGACGAAAACTGTGCCTGTTACTACGGTGCGCAAATAATAGATGCGATCGATTACTTGCATAGTAACGGTATCATTCATAGAGATATCAAACCAGAAAATATTCTACtagatgaagaaatgagAATCAAGTTGACTGATTTCGGTACTGCAAAATTACTAGACTCCACAGTTAGCAGTACttccaaacaaaaatatgatttgTCAACAAGATCAAAGTCCTTTGTTGGAACCGCGGAATACGTGTCTCCCGAATTATTGAATGATAGTTTCACTGATTATCGTTGCGATATTTGGGCCTTCGGATGTATACTTTTCCAGATGATTGCTGGTAAACCGCCGTTTAAAGCTACCAACGAATATCTGACGTTCCAAAAGGTGATG
The DNA window shown above is from Saccharomyces kudriavzevii IFO 1802 strain IFO1802 genome assembly, chromosome: 15 and carries:
- the INO4 gene encoding Ino4p (similar to Saccharomyces cerevisiae INO4 (YOL108C); ancestral locus Anc_3.75); this translates as MTNDIKGIQAIQPDLSDIKEVKAELVNVKKRKRRTKKINKLTDGQIRINHVSSEKKRRELERAIFDELVAVVPDLQPQESRSELIIYLKSLSYLSWLYERNERLREEIVTKRVTRSGSSNSGAVEQQNGDLYDLIPKELIWELGNEKNGQ
- the WSC3 gene encoding Wsc3p (similar to Saccharomyces cerevisiae WSC2 (YNL283C) and WSC3 (YOL105C); ancestral locus Anc_3.78), with translation MRRVWLTKSFMLLSLFFQYLIGLVSAEFNYEGCYNAEDVQSGGLSLKNSYLYQSVSYCQNECPGSAVVALFNGSDCYCGNSVTFLNSLTKSTDSNCNSKCSGWPYQMCGGSSYVNVYINAEISVSSIESSSSIKTFDPSSTHSSTLEQISSNLKRTSSSTKSSTTSSVSTATTSTTISSSFSTATSSASTTTSSTTSYTFTSSSSTTSTFSFSTTSSTFSAVSASSPTMESSSSKSTTLISRISSSSSALMSSSSSSSALPTSTMASTISSTSSKISIVTSVELITSMVTKAVVSTSDQHQETIFITTTSVVERTSAVATADSLSNKSNSNHKKSLSGGAIAGIVIGVVIGVISIILILLFLLWRRRKSEDPLDLEETKHYQPYSFGDADANPVRPPPPSGAANWMRHSRGNTAGSIGTSNVYGLSLSNGANYSSPSSNTSGSVVNNLSGLQDATVQTQNLPSTVFEEADTLNSASERFSANSLPDMMMSRPLQVVNPDDPELSSTASHHRA
- the NDJ1 gene encoding Ndj1p (similar to Saccharomyces cerevisiae NDJ1 (YOL104C); ancestral locus Anc_3.82) produces the protein MSKNKGSAGIRLQSVGSCTENYIEFQDLKLQSLQEKSDYLPLENFMLSTCPPMFRDYRSYVLIIYCLNQVELVTDLQDSTKCRYSLQIFKDCQLSSLVQKDFVHYFNFSKNKEKDDGDDSDITLTNVANNHLIRMSIIPKVCAFDKHSSKTYKLILEYVNRFETVLTKFSPEKDYIKVFFNWLKLIESFTELIFHDLLIKWQQWLELTQPGSRVQLSIPIVLKELIGKLTQKYFTFQNSNNNSVDAFTTLLLDKNSLNLLDLSSEAQKYKLNFGLWLDCQNGILIFTNGIIRMSDEITDERLKSFVKPAHVLVLEDHPSDEIVKKLMFFVFSAILHCFADEVLEC
- the ITR2 gene encoding myo-inositol transporter ITR2 (similar to Saccharomyces cerevisiae ITR1 (YDR497C) and ITR2 (YOL103W); ancestral locus Anc_3.84), whose product is MKSSIAATSRWTKGRFSNFFSSPADNSDVGASSTDQSSAQGEELHHRKHCEEENDGKRSKKSHVSTSTMQIQNRRDEYEYEDEDEDEDNGRIVIKPVNDEDDTSVIITFNQSISPFIITLTFVASISGFMFGYDTGYISSALISINKDLDNKVLTYGEKEIITAATSLGALITSIGAGTAADVFGRRPCLMFSNLMFLIGAILQITAHRFWQMAAGRLIMGFGVGIGSLISPLFISEIAPKMIRGRLTVINSLWLTGGQLIAYGCGAGLNHVKNGWRILVGLSLIPTVLQFSFFCFLPDTPRYYVMKGDLERAKMVLKRSYVNTEDEIIDQKVDELASLNQSIPGKNAIVRFWNMVKKLHTEPSNFRALIIGCGLQAIQQFTGWNSLMYFSGTIFETVGFKNSSAVSIIVSGTNFVFTLIAFFCIDKIGRRYILLIGLPGMTMALVVCAIAFHFLGIKFDGASAVVASAGFSSWGIVIIIFIIVYAAFYALGIGTVPWQQSELFPQNVRGVGTSYATATNWAGSLVIASTFLTMLQNITPTGTFAFFAAVACLSTVFCYFCYPELSGLELEEVQTILKDGFNIKASKALAKKRKQQVAKGVAHHKLKFEPTQEIVES
- the TPT1 gene encoding tRNA 2'-phosphotransferase (similar to Saccharomyces cerevisiae TPT1 (YOL102C); ancestral locus Anc_3.88) → MVQATQKDKRDIQISKALSYLLRHAAIKENLTIESNGYTPVAELLTHNRLKTHKCTLNDIHRIVKENDKQRFHIKTSETGEEWICATQGHSIKSIQPSDEVLIPITELSQLPQELIHGTSLQSTIKIFKSGAILPMGRNHVHLSPGMLHAKGVISGMRSSSTVYIFIDCHFPSFFQDLKLFRSLNNVYLSSKISIQLIEKVVIRGNLKDEENVSILKRILQEKNIPLEKM
- the IZH4 gene encoding Izh4p (similar to Saccharomyces cerevisiae IZH1 (YDR492W) and IZH4 (YOL101C); ancestral locus Anc_3.90) translates to MASLTTVEQSPAKCKTTTEKGNGTGETTNSNVDAETKEIKKGFPFHDLAKWQQQYRNKSSRNESLVALIYLLGSMSSFCLLIFFTDFYLIPLFPTTTTMTDYIVFNFYLLNVFVFCMVHFVYHFIKNISLQQHLEHWQKFSYLSNINLLISSQITILYYLFYDYVFFFKIFTLLMNFIGLVAYFFILTDKLNSSKRFNKTVFFISVSVVCCSLPLLTAIITFDGLENLKERIKVKAITCELVALVAASIIYVTRFPESLFRRNKKEESWNHSEYLFHLVISGTAFYHFFILIQSYILMHSSLNQPELINFKS